In Zingiber officinale cultivar Zhangliang chromosome 1A, Zo_v1.1, whole genome shotgun sequence, the DNA window ttgtttagatTGGCACCAAACCCTgatattggttggcaatttggtCAAATGGTGGGTGATAATCGTAAAACAATACGATGCAAATTTTGTGAAAAAGTTATAACCGGAGGAATTACAAGACTAAAACAACATATTGCACATGTTACTGGAAATGTTGAAATATGTCACAAAGCTCCTAAAGAAATATCATCAATGTTAAGAAAACATCTTCAAGACTCTAAGGCAAGTAGAAGTTCAATGCAAAGAAAAAAGCAAATAGCCTTAGATTCAATTACACAAAATACACGCGTATCAGAAAGTGGTAGTAGTGGTGGAGATGACATAAAAGATATAGAAAATCGAGAATTACAAAAAGCCATCAAGGAAAGTCGTAAAACAAGAGTCATTGAGGAGCAAATGCGTAATCGCTATGGTCaaggtaaaatatataaataatattttaaatttatgtgtataTATCTTATCAATTTAATGTACTTAACTACTCTAAATTTTATAATTGTAGGATTTTCTGGTTCTTCATCTGGCTTAGATCCTGGTTTGAAAAAGGGGATGTCTTGAAGCTTTAGTGTAAGAGAGGATTCTAGATTACCATCAAAAGGAATTGACTCTTTTATGTTTTCCACAAAACAAAAGAGTCTCAAGAACTGGTTTGGGGCTGAAAAAGTAAAAAATGTTGGTAAGGCAATATCGAAATGGTTTATATATAATGCTATTCCATTTAATGCAGCAGATAGTGGTCCATACTATCAATCCATGACAAACACCATTGCTGAGGCTGGAACAGGAATAAAAGGCCCCACAGGACGCCAAATTGGTGGTGTTTATTTACAAGAGGAGGTGGATGAAATAAATGGATATTTGAACACTTTAAAATCAAAATGGTCAAAGTATGGATGCACAATAATGTGGATTGTTGGAGCACACACAACAAGCATCCAATCATAAATTTTATGATATATTGTGACCACAACATGGTATTTCATAGTTccgttgattgcaccaacaaagcaaAGACAGctgattttattttatctttattaaataaaattattgacAAAATCAGAGAGGAAAATATTGTGCATGTAGTCACAGATAGCGAAGGTGCAAATAAGGCCGCTGGTGCCAAATTGATGATAGAAAGGCAATATTTATTTTGGTCCCCTTATGCAGCACATTGTATTGATCTCATGCTAGAAGATATTGGTAAGACGACAAAAGTAAAAAAGTGTGTTGAGAAAGCCAAGCAAATAACGAGCTTCATATATAACAGCGATAAAGTTGTGAATTtgatgaaaatatttacaaatgacCATGAATTATTGAGACCAGGAATAACCCGATTTGCGACAGAATTTATTTCAATTGAAAGTCTTGTTCAGCATTCTTCAGATTTAAAAAGGATGTGCACTTCTGGTGATTGGGAAGCATACAATAATACaagcaaaagaagaaaagaagcagAAAACATTGCAAGCATCATAATGGATGGAAGATTTTGGAAGAGGGCTCGTGATATTTGTGCTGCAATtgaaccattagtaaaagttttgaaattagttGACCAAGATCAAAAACCAACAATGTCAATTATCTATGAAGCAATGGATAGAGCAAAAATGGCAATAAAAGATAATACTAGAGATTGGCAATCATATTGGGATATTATTGATAATCGATGGTATAATCAATTACACCAACATCTACATGCGGCAGGTAACCATATATTTATTTGCTTAAATTGTAGAGTACAAAGTATGTCATCAAAATCATTTACAAAATCCTCATTTCTAATTTCATATTATCTTATTGATATTTCAGCATATTTCCTTAATCTGTTACTTCAATATTTTGGAACTTGTGTTTATAATGATGAAGTTAAATGAGGATTAAAGGTTGCAATTAAGATATTGGAACCAGACTTAAATGCACAAGCTTCAGCCATCAGtgaggtaattttttttttttatgttcctaTATTTTTTcccaaatataaaaaataattatttattttttcttataattttcagATTAAATTATTCACAGATAGGTTAATTTGGATCTCCAGTAGCAAAAAtggcaataaaaaaaaaagtctcCCAGGTatgtaatttaaattttacaaatatttataattaaaaatatatatgatattgaTTTTTTTTGTGTATCAGCTGAATGGTGGAGCGATTATGGTGAAGATGCCCCACACCTTCAAAAAATTGCAATAAAAGTTCTAAGTCAAACATGCTCATCTTCGGGATGTGAAAGAAATTAGAGTACATGGTCTCTTATGCACACAAAGCTTTGTAATCGCTTGGCTATCAAAAAGTTGCACAAATTAGTTTATGTTCACTATAATATGCGGCTTAGGGTACGAAACATGATGCGCAAACAAGAAGATGATGATTTTTACAGTCTGATAGACCTTAATCATATTTTTCATGATGATGACATCTTAAATGAATGGACAAGAGATAATGAACCGCCGGTTTTAGAAGATGATGATTTGGCATGGTTAGATCAAGCACTTCGAGCATCAGATGCTGAAGAATACAACACAACTACAAGTGTTCAAAGTCATTCAAGAAAGAAgaataaaggaaaagaagttttatcaAGAGATGATAGTGAAGATAGTGATGAAAGTGACGACAGTGATGATAGTGATGATTCAAATGATGGAAATGATCAACAAAGCCATGGTGAACATCATATTCATCAAAGTCATCAAGATGATCAACATGACACAGGTATGACATGGGCACAAGGTCATGAAAATTATTATGCAACACAAGATAGTAATCATGGGTATCGACCTGGGATGGAGAAACAACATCACTTTTTTACAAGTCTATCAGAATCTGCTGATGCCAAAGATAAAGAACATTCGATTGGATCTTCACGACAGCATATGAGTGTTGAAGAACATATGAAACATTTGCTTTTGAGAGGGAACCAACAAATTCCACTAAGAGATGATTATGGATCAAGAAGTTATAATTGGGAGTCTCAGGATATTGGGCATGGT includes these proteins:
- the LOC121997592 gene encoding sarcoplasmic reticulum histidine-rich calcium-binding protein-like encodes the protein MMRKQEDDDFYSLIDLNHIFHDDDILNEWTRDNEPPVLEDDDLAWLDQALRASDAEEYNTTTSVQSHSRKKNKGKEVLSRDDSEDSDESDDSDDSDDSNDGNDQQSHGEHHIHQSHQDDQHDTGMTWAQGHENYYATQDSNHGYRPGMEKQHHFFTSLSESADAKDKEHSIGSSRQHMSVEEHMKHLLLRGNQQIPLRDDYGSRSYNWESQDIGHGPIGYQLGGYGYYSSNQPRYDSYDRSSDYLPSYTSAIRHHESEGYFDNAQNAIPVYSTSLGSNIGHHSRDRESSSGTSSSIGYHGFGYYNRRDETLLQSQSSNSEHISSTQPNEYPYGQFNPNIYQCSYVGDQFNQYDTQGEYNEDFVPPRHSSWY